A single region of the Halobacterium wangiae genome encodes:
- a CDS encoding zinc ribbon domain-containing protein gives MSPDENGCPKCGHDEVDVGNISTTGSGLSKMFDIQTNKFQTVTCTSCGYTELYKDVGSSGADLADVFFG, from the coding sequence ATGTCCCCGGACGAGAACGGCTGCCCGAAGTGCGGTCACGACGAGGTCGACGTCGGCAACATCTCCACGACCGGCTCGGGCCTCTCGAAGATGTTCGACATCCAGACGAACAAGTTCCAGACGGTCACCTGTACGAGCTGCGGCTACACGGAGCTGTACAAGGACGTCGGCTCCAGCGGTGCCGACCTCGCCGACGTCTTCTTCGGCTGA